Proteins from a single region of Ammoniphilus oxalaticus:
- a CDS encoding ABC transporter permease, giving the protein MPGFKAAFLIELVKLSKKKKIIAAAILSILAVTVGQVAVTVIKHGFGLRIVGSAEFPLVVLSILIYTILPLFSTFVAIDMFNGEFASNTMKISLTRPVSRFGVFSAKVSTLALFILANLLFVMIISVIAGLLFNPSTADLLGLTRVLFAYLSSFLPVFIFSLLVVFLSNLLRGGLAVFFLSIIVFILFNALGIVFASYSSFFITSMFDWYSLWISETINGFKIFRQILIMLGSGIMFFTAGFYLFDRKEI; this is encoded by the coding sequence GGTTTAAAGCCGCCTTTTTAATTGAACTTGTCAAACTATCGAAAAAGAAGAAAATTATCGCGGCTGCGATCTTATCCATTCTTGCTGTCACCGTCGGTCAAGTTGCGGTCACGGTTATTAAACATGGCTTTGGTTTGCGCATTGTCGGCAGCGCTGAATTTCCTTTAGTGGTCTTATCCATTCTGATTTATACAATTTTACCTCTGTTTTCAACGTTTGTGGCGATTGACATGTTTAATGGCGAGTTTGCTTCGAACACGATGAAAATCTCATTAACGCGACCGGTTTCCCGATTTGGGGTCTTTAGCGCTAAAGTTTCAACACTCGCTTTGTTTATTCTTGCCAATCTTTTGTTTGTGATGATTATATCGGTTATTGCAGGATTACTGTTCAATCCATCAACAGCAGATTTGCTTGGTTTGACACGGGTCCTCTTTGCTTATCTGTCATCGTTTTTACCTGTTTTTATATTTTCTTTACTCGTTGTGTTTTTATCGAATTTACTGCGCGGCGGTTTGGCCGTTTTTTTCCTTTCTATTATTGTGTTCATTTTGTTTAACGCGCTCGGCATCGTTTTCGCCTCGTATTCCAGCTTTTTTATTACGAGTATGTTTGATTGGTATTCGCTGTGGATTTCGGAAACGATCAATGGTTTTAAAATTTTTAGACAGATTTTAATCATGTTGGGAAGTGGTATAATGTTTTTTACAGCAGGTTTCTATCTCTTTGATCGCAAAGAGATATAG
- a CDS encoding sensor histidine kinase, whose amino-acid sequence MQLTKRFFTMNVLAVLISVVATALAVIVFIAVYTRAVGPEAIGGQDLKRILEVRAELAKLKNAASGLEFEQLLEPQLQHELSEQVRNSEIDTVIFENRKLVFASGKFNSIDLEKALLLSDHASEFETIEVGSKTRLFARTDYALPSGDKGTALFLAPVQLETKFYLYVGIFTVSFFLLTFFITNFIVSYRFARGFIGPVARLKDAAVNMSEGDLSGGIAEEGEGEVRELCRSLESMRIRLKESLYLQEKYDDNRRFLISSISHDLKTPVTSILGYIEGIMDGVASTPEKRNEYLATVCSKAMLVNAMIDDLLLYSKLDMNQLPYHFEQTDLAAYFDDCVADHRYEFEQAGLRLTLANKLQQPLTIRIDRERMKRVIQNILDNARRYADQECGKVEIKLRETRTSAIIEIKDNGKGIPEQDLPHIFERFYRADSSRQGDAGSGLGLAIAKQIVEGHEGKIWVTSQAGEGTRMLISLKK is encoded by the coding sequence ATGCAATTAACGAAGCGATTCTTTACGATGAATGTTTTGGCGGTGTTGATCTCTGTTGTGGCCACGGCACTGGCTGTGATAGTGTTTATTGCGGTATATACACGGGCGGTTGGTCCTGAAGCCATCGGGGGACAAGATCTGAAACGAATTTTGGAAGTTCGAGCGGAGCTTGCCAAATTAAAAAATGCCGCTTCAGGGCTTGAGTTTGAACAACTGTTAGAGCCGCAGCTGCAACACGAGTTGTCTGAACAAGTCAGAAATTCAGAGATCGATACCGTGATTTTTGAAAATCGGAAGTTAGTGTTTGCGAGCGGAAAATTCAATTCAATTGATCTGGAAAAAGCCTTGTTGTTATCAGACCACGCTTCTGAGTTCGAGACGATTGAAGTAGGTTCTAAAACGCGACTATTTGCTCGAACCGACTATGCGTTACCATCAGGCGATAAAGGAACCGCGCTGTTCCTAGCACCAGTCCAATTGGAAACAAAATTCTACCTTTATGTCGGTATTTTCACTGTTAGTTTCTTTTTACTCACCTTTTTTATCACTAATTTCATCGTTTCCTATCGTTTCGCCCGTGGATTTATTGGGCCTGTCGCTCGATTAAAAGATGCCGCCGTCAACATGAGTGAAGGAGACTTAAGCGGTGGGATTGCCGAGGAGGGCGAAGGTGAGGTCAGGGAATTATGCCGCTCACTGGAATCGATGAGAATTAGATTAAAAGAGTCGCTCTATCTACAGGAAAAATACGATGACAACAGGCGTTTTTTAATCTCTAGTATTTCACATGATCTAAAGACCCCCGTCACATCGATCCTTGGTTATATTGAGGGGATTATGGACGGCGTTGCTTCGACGCCAGAGAAAAGGAATGAATACTTGGCAACGGTTTGTTCAAAAGCGATGCTCGTCAATGCAATGATCGATGATTTGTTGCTGTATTCTAAATTGGATATGAATCAACTTCCATACCATTTTGAACAAACTGATCTTGCCGCTTATTTTGATGATTGCGTTGCCGATCATCGTTACGAATTCGAACAAGCGGGGCTTCGTTTGACGCTGGCCAATAAGTTGCAACAGCCGCTTACCATTCGAATAGATCGCGAAAGAATGAAGCGCGTTATTCAAAACATTTTAGACAATGCGAGGCGATACGCGGATCAAGAATGTGGAAAAGTGGAAATTAAGTTGCGAGAAACGAGGACTTCAGCAATTATTGAGATTAAAGACAATGGAAAAGGGATTCCTGAACAAGACTTGCCGCACATATTCGAGCGATTTTATCGGGCTGATTCCTCACGGCAAGGGGACGCCGGCAGTGGTTTAGGATTGGCGATCGCCAAACAAATTGTGGAAGGTCATGAGGGCAAGATTTGGGTGACGAGTCAAGCGGGGGAAGGAACGCGGATGTTAATTTCGTTGAAAAAGTGA
- a CDS encoding response regulator transcription factor — translation MKKILIVEDDHSIAQLQKDYLELSGYAVTLAHTGIEGLQIINDESFQLVILDIMLPEVDGFELLQTIRAKEDIPVLLVSARAEEIYKIKGFGLGADDYITKPFSSGELVARAQAHINKFERMKQRFGGRQDGEGISIRGLEIQKEARKVLLNGEEVTMAHKEFDVLFFLIQNANRVYSKEELFERIWGMDALGDASTVTVHIARIREKIEENPSKPQYIRTIWGAGYKFIV, via the coding sequence ATGAAAAAGATCTTAATCGTAGAAGATGATCATAGCATCGCTCAACTTCAAAAGGATTACCTGGAATTAAGCGGGTATGCTGTGACGCTAGCCCATACAGGTATAGAAGGGTTACAGATCATCAACGATGAATCGTTTCAACTTGTCATTTTGGATATCATGTTGCCGGAAGTCGATGGTTTTGAATTGTTGCAAACCATTCGCGCTAAAGAGGATATACCCGTTTTGCTCGTATCTGCTAGAGCTGAAGAGATTTATAAGATCAAAGGCTTTGGGCTTGGAGCCGATGATTATATTACGAAACCGTTCAGCTCAGGAGAGCTAGTCGCTCGCGCGCAGGCTCACATAAATAAATTTGAAAGAATGAAACAACGATTCGGAGGCAGACAAGATGGCGAGGGAATCTCGATAAGGGGCTTAGAAATTCAAAAAGAAGCGCGTAAAGTTCTCTTGAATGGGGAAGAAGTAACGATGGCGCATAAAGAGTTCGACGTGCTCTTTTTTTTGATCCAAAACGCGAATCGCGTGTATAGTAAGGAAGAACTTTTTGAACGAATTTGGGGGATGGATGCGTTAGGGGATGCCTCTACCGTGACCGTGCATATTGCGCGCATTCGTGAAAAGATAGAAGAGAACCCATCGAAGCCACAATATATTCGGACGATTTGGGGAGCAGGGTATAAATTTATCGTGTAA
- a CDS encoding CynX/NimT family MFS transporter — protein sequence MRNQATRSISDVQKTAGWMMIAGIIFIAMNLRSPLTSVGPLIGFIKQDLGISNTLAGMITTLPLLAFAFFSPFVPRLSQKYGLERIIFVSTFFLTLGIVLRSLSGITALYVGTVILGLAISVSNVLLPSLIKREFSGKIGMMTGVYSISMNVLGAIASGLSVPLAIGVGLGWRGALSVWGMLSFVALFVWGAPLFFRNRTRRQKTGQAAIHSEIDKSNVNVWRSRLAWQVTFFMGLQSMVFYILIAWLPEILKVRGLSPDQSGWLLSLMQLFLLPFTFIVPIVAGRMVNQRLLVMISFVLTLSGTLGIMLGSMRVTVISILILGVGAGFSFSLAMMFFGLRARNAQQSAELSGMAQAFGYLLAASGPALFGYARDVTNSWTAPLMILVVASILLFIFGMGAGRNRYIDDV from the coding sequence ATGAGAAATCAGGCAACGCGATCCATTTCGGATGTTCAAAAGACAGCCGGTTGGATGATGATCGCGGGAATTATTTTTATCGCCATGAATTTACGCTCTCCCTTAACCTCTGTGGGACCTTTAATTGGTTTTATAAAGCAGGACTTGGGCATCTCCAATACATTAGCAGGTATGATTACGACGTTACCACTGCTCGCGTTTGCCTTCTTTTCCCCGTTTGTGCCTCGCTTAAGTCAAAAATACGGCCTTGAGCGGATTATTTTCGTATCGACGTTTTTTTTGACGCTTGGCATTGTCCTGCGTTCCTTGTCAGGGATTACGGCGCTTTACGTTGGAACGGTAATCCTAGGGTTGGCGATCTCAGTTTCAAATGTGCTGTTACCAAGTCTCATTAAACGGGAATTTTCGGGAAAAATTGGTATGATGACAGGTGTCTACTCGATTTCGATGAATGTGCTTGGAGCGATTGCATCGGGTTTAAGCGTTCCTCTGGCGATTGGCGTCGGCCTCGGTTGGCGTGGAGCGTTAAGTGTGTGGGGGATGTTGAGTTTTGTTGCCTTATTCGTTTGGGGGGCTCCTCTTTTTTTTCGGAACCGAACACGCCGACAAAAGACAGGGCAAGCGGCGATTCATTCTGAGATTGATAAATCGAATGTGAATGTGTGGCGATCCAGATTAGCTTGGCAAGTAACGTTTTTTATGGGGCTGCAATCGATGGTTTTTTACATCCTGATCGCTTGGTTACCTGAGATTTTGAAAGTACGTGGGCTGAGCCCGGATCAATCTGGTTGGTTGTTGTCGCTAATGCAGTTATTTTTATTGCCATTTACGTTCATCGTTCCTATTGTCGCTGGAAGGATGGTCAATCAGCGGTTGCTCGTCATGATTAGCTTCGTATTGACTTTGAGCGGAACACTGGGCATTATGCTTGGGAGTATGCGGGTCACGGTTATCTCCATTCTCATTTTAGGGGTCGGGGCTGGTTTCTCATTTAGTTTAGCGATGATGTTTTTTGGATTGCGGGCCCGAAATGCGCAACAATCGGCTGAACTTTCAGGAATGGCTCAAGCGTTCGGCTACTTGTTAGCCGCGTCAGGTCCCGCTCTGTTTGGCTATGCTCGCGATGTAACAAACAGTTGGACAGCCCCTCTTATGATTTTAGTTGTTGCCTCGATCTTGCTTTTTATATTTGGGATGGGGGCGGGAAGAAATCGATATATAGACGATGTTTGA